A window from Deltaproteobacteria bacterium encodes these proteins:
- a CDS encoding zf-HC2 domain-containing protein: MQGIPKQAGNSNRKSVLAPGENPYAEPCICGRPTVCSGGVTHDQLRAVLPPYAAGELDEGPAEAVRAHLATGCPDCLGALFRLPVGRPRGRWDVSLPRAGWLAPATAAVLAVALAALVGWTIHDLRQREAERRAESVRAAARLVDAETARAEAAARSDTLGRALEAARADAAEARAAAGVAAGERTRLETELAAAEARVGSLLRSIRRRDAEIDRLLGGAPERTLADLAAMPGFGVARLEPRSSAGGRGHLLWHPARAAALLYAFGLPSARGAYRIELELDDGRVQTGPAFEPGPEGDAVLPIRLPVVGARLRGLTVVQEPGARPVLGARLGAAPAGG; this comes from the coding sequence ATACAAGGTATTCCCAAACAGGCAGGGAACTCAAACAGAAAAAGTGTACTCGCACCTGGGGAAAACCCGTACGCGGAGCCGTGTATCTGTGGCCGGCCCACGGTATGCTCCGGCGGCGTGACCCACGACCAGCTGCGCGCGGTCCTGCCGCCATACGCCGCGGGCGAGCTCGACGAGGGGCCGGCGGAGGCGGTGCGCGCGCACCTCGCAACCGGGTGCCCCGACTGCCTGGGGGCGCTCTTTCGCCTTCCGGTCGGGCGACCGCGTGGCCGGTGGGACGTCAGCCTGCCGCGGGCGGGGTGGCTGGCTCCCGCGACGGCCGCGGTGCTCGCCGTCGCGCTCGCCGCCCTCGTCGGGTGGACGATCCACGACCTCCGGCAGCGCGAAGCGGAGCGGCGCGCGGAAAGCGTCCGGGCGGCGGCGCGCCTCGTCGATGCCGAGACCGCACGGGCGGAAGCCGCGGCCCGCAGCGACACGCTCGGGCGCGCGCTCGAGGCGGCGCGTGCCGACGCCGCGGAGGCGCGGGCGGCGGCGGGTGTCGCCGCCGGCGAACGGACCCGGCTCGAGACCGAGCTCGCGGCGGCCGAGGCACGCGTCGGCAGCTTGCTGCGCAGCATCCGCCGTCGCGACGCCGAGATCGACCGCCTGCTCGGCGGGGCGCCCGAGCGGACGCTCGCTGACCTGGCGGCGATGCCGGGATTCGGGGTCGCGCGCCTCGAGCCACGCTCGAGCGCGGGCGGCCGCGGCCACCTCCTCTGGCATCCCGCACGCGCCGCCGCCCTGCTGTACGCGTTCGGACTGCCGTCCGCCCGCGGCGCCTACCGGATCGAGCTCGAGCTCGACGACGGTCGGGTCCAGACCGGGCCGGCGTTCGAGCCCGGTCCGGAGGGCGACGCGGTGCTGCCGATCCGGCTTCCCGTGGTCGGCGCGCGCCTCCGCGGTCTGACGGTCGTGCAGGAGCCGGGCGCCCGCCCCGTGCTCGGCGCGCGGCTCGGCGCGGCGCCGGCCGGCGGCTGA